The following are encoded together in the Gordonia insulae genome:
- a CDS encoding glycosyltransferase 87 family protein, whose translation MKTRRAALVAVGFVLVGILAVWLQDVVVPYTTPFWGLFDNQLDLDVYRAGAQTVLDGGRLYEAKLLGQMDYTYAPISILLFAPFTWVSFETARIIWTAGIFVALYLVIMLSFKSLGRAASWPLRVIALSLVAVTLLLEPVRTTIWYGQINVFLLLIIVADLARPGHRGVRGVGTGIAAGIKLTPLIFVLYLALLRQWRTLMGVLAGFTVTLVVGFAVLPRESWSYWTGKLFDSDRVGAPQTPGNQSLRGLLANLLHSDAPNGMLWMVLALAALAAGMYAAMLAHRHGQELLAITIVGMTSCAVSPMSWGHHWVWFVPLLVIGVHMLMAPGRRAIDRVVVAAGLIALLLIAFPWRSYLAYPIWFVTKTVPDAYLTGLFFKNGIVWLRVFTYYPYNVVFLTTIVATIVVFRRPAGPPSTVDPELLDSRPAS comes from the coding sequence GGTGCCGTACACGACCCCGTTCTGGGGACTGTTCGACAATCAGCTCGACCTCGACGTCTATCGGGCGGGCGCGCAGACCGTGCTCGACGGTGGACGGCTCTACGAGGCCAAACTGCTGGGTCAGATGGACTACACGTACGCGCCCATCTCCATCCTGCTGTTCGCCCCGTTCACCTGGGTGTCCTTCGAGACCGCACGGATCATCTGGACCGCGGGGATCTTCGTCGCGCTGTACCTGGTGATCATGCTGAGCTTCAAGAGCCTCGGCCGAGCCGCGTCGTGGCCGCTGCGGGTGATCGCGCTGTCCCTGGTGGCGGTCACGCTGCTGCTGGAGCCCGTGCGCACCACCATCTGGTACGGCCAGATCAACGTGTTCCTGCTGCTGATCATCGTCGCCGACCTGGCCCGACCCGGTCATCGGGGAGTGCGTGGGGTCGGGACCGGCATCGCGGCAGGCATCAAATTGACGCCGCTGATCTTTGTCCTCTACCTCGCGTTGCTACGGCAGTGGCGCACCCTGATGGGTGTGCTGGCCGGCTTCACCGTGACCCTCGTGGTCGGGTTCGCGGTGCTGCCGCGGGAGTCCTGGTCGTACTGGACCGGCAAGTTGTTCGACTCCGATCGGGTGGGTGCACCGCAGACCCCGGGTAATCAGTCGCTGCGCGGTCTGCTCGCCAATCTGCTGCACTCCGACGCCCCCAACGGGATGCTCTGGATGGTCCTCGCGCTGGCCGCGCTGGCGGCGGGGATGTACGCGGCGATGCTCGCGCATCGGCACGGGCAGGAGCTGCTCGCGATCACCATCGTCGGGATGACGTCGTGCGCGGTGTCGCCGATGTCGTGGGGGCATCACTGGGTGTGGTTCGTGCCACTGCTGGTGATCGGGGTGCACATGCTGATGGCACCCGGTCGCCGGGCGATCGACCGCGTGGTCGTCGCGGCGGGTCTGATCGCGTTGCTCCTCATCGCTTTCCCGTGGCGGTCCTACCTCGCGTACCCGATCTGGTTTGTCACCAAGACCGTCCCCGACGCCTACCTCACCGGTTTGTTCTTCAAGAACGGCATCGTCTGGCTCCGCGTGTTCACCTACTACCCGTACAACGTGGTCTTCCTGACCACGATCGTCGCGACGATCGTGGTCTTCCGACGACCGGCCGGCCCGCCGTCGACGGTCGATCCCGAACTCCTCGACTCTCGCCCGGCGTCCTGA
- a CDS encoding DNA polymerase III subunit gamma and tau — protein sequence MALYRTYRPATFADVVGQEHVTDPLSHALDSGRINHAYLFSGPRGCGKTSSARILARSLNCVEGPTSTPCGVCSSCVALAPGGPGNLDVIELDAASHGGVDDTRELRDRAFYAPSESRYRVFIVDEAHMVTNAGFNALLKIVEEPPEHLIFVFATTEPEKVLPTIRSRTHHYPFRLLAPPVMRALLEKICASEQVTVAADVYPLVIRAGGGSPRDSLSILDQLLAGAGDRGVTYDRALALLGVTDVALIDEAIDALAAADGSALFGAVEKVVDAGHDPRRFAIDLLERLRDLILLQAVPDAADRGLVEAPGDQLQRMQSQIESLGPAALTRFAETVHAALGEMRGTTSPRLLLEVMCARMLLPAASTEDAALLQRLERLESGVVVAGSSPVNSSAAPGAAPEPESPPKFVRPSQRKAQESAPAAPATPAAPAAPPEPSRPEPVAATTPEPAAPATPESAPAATASPRATSAAHDPEPAVSEAVSQPKSESKSEPEPEPEPTPTPSPAPVERAPMTPTRPEPVGRVDAYGTDDDIPLPDEPSDEFGVPDPEPRAAAPEAEPAPPTVDIGVDADELRKRFQEVRAAVRERSKSLEPMLSAAVIHDLQDRTVVLSHPVEVLVGRLSAAHATDIIRAALTEVFGTDLDVRTVHQPPGAAAPAATGRSAATEQPAPRRQTFSRPSRAGAPGGERQDQPASAASDLPPEPEEPEPPRADEELTDAERDEMVADAHSGPPERRLDPDQVALELLKSELGARPLE from the coding sequence GTGGCCCTGTATCGCACCTATCGCCCGGCTACCTTCGCCGACGTCGTTGGTCAGGAGCACGTCACCGATCCGTTGAGCCATGCGCTCGACTCCGGCCGGATCAACCACGCCTACCTGTTCTCGGGTCCGCGTGGCTGCGGCAAGACGTCGTCGGCGCGCATCCTCGCCCGCTCGTTGAACTGTGTGGAGGGACCGACCTCGACGCCGTGCGGGGTGTGCAGCTCCTGTGTCGCGCTGGCGCCGGGCGGGCCGGGCAATCTCGACGTGATCGAACTCGACGCGGCCAGCCATGGCGGCGTCGACGACACCCGTGAGCTCCGCGACCGGGCGTTCTACGCACCATCGGAATCCCGCTACCGCGTCTTCATCGTCGACGAGGCGCACATGGTCACCAACGCGGGCTTCAACGCGCTCCTCAAGATCGTCGAGGAGCCGCCGGAGCACCTCATCTTCGTGTTCGCGACGACCGAGCCGGAAAAGGTCCTCCCCACCATCCGCTCGCGGACGCATCACTACCCGTTCCGGCTGCTCGCGCCGCCGGTGATGCGTGCCCTGCTCGAGAAGATCTGTGCGAGTGAGCAGGTCACCGTCGCGGCGGACGTCTATCCCCTCGTGATCCGGGCGGGCGGCGGATCGCCACGTGACTCACTGAGCATTCTCGATCAACTCCTCGCCGGGGCCGGCGACCGGGGCGTCACCTACGACCGTGCGCTGGCACTGCTCGGCGTCACCGACGTCGCCCTGATCGACGAGGCGATCGACGCTCTCGCCGCCGCCGACGGCTCCGCACTGTTCGGGGCGGTGGAGAAGGTGGTCGACGCGGGACACGACCCGCGACGATTCGCGATCGACCTGCTCGAGCGGTTACGCGATCTGATTCTGCTGCAGGCTGTTCCGGATGCGGCCGATCGAGGACTGGTGGAGGCGCCCGGAGATCAGTTGCAGCGCATGCAGTCACAGATCGAGTCGCTCGGTCCCGCCGCACTGACGCGCTTCGCGGAGACGGTGCACGCGGCCCTCGGCGAGATGCGGGGGACCACCTCGCCCCGACTCCTCCTCGAGGTGATGTGCGCGCGCATGTTGCTCCCGGCGGCATCGACCGAGGACGCCGCGCTGCTGCAGCGGCTGGAACGCCTCGAGTCCGGTGTCGTCGTGGCGGGATCGTCACCGGTGAACTCCTCGGCCGCGCCGGGCGCGGCCCCCGAGCCGGAGTCGCCGCCGAAGTTCGTCCGTCCGTCGCAGCGCAAGGCTCAGGAGTCGGCGCCTGCAGCGCCTGCGACGCCTGCGGCACCTGCGGCGCCGCCCGAGCCATCACGTCCGGAACCCGTCGCCGCGACGACGCCGGAACCGGCCGCGCCCGCGACCCCTGAATCGGCACCGGCTGCCACCGCATCGCCGCGGGCCACCTCAGCTGCGCACGACCCCGAACCCGCTGTGTCCGAAGCGGTGTCGCAGCCCAAGTCCGAGTCCAAGTCCGAGCCCGAACCCGAGCCCGAACCGACCCCGACGCCGTCACCTGCGCCGGTCGAGCGTGCGCCGATGACCCCGACGCGGCCCGAGCCGGTCGGACGGGTGGACGCGTACGGTACCGACGACGACATCCCGCTGCCGGACGAGCCGTCGGACGAGTTCGGCGTGCCGGATCCCGAACCCCGCGCTGCCGCACCGGAGGCGGAGCCGGCGCCGCCGACCGTCGACATCGGCGTCGACGCCGACGAGCTGCGAAAGCGGTTCCAGGAGGTGCGCGCGGCCGTCCGCGAACGCTCGAAGAGCCTGGAGCCGATGCTGTCCGCAGCCGTCATCCACGATCTGCAGGACCGGACGGTGGTGCTGTCGCATCCGGTGGAGGTGCTGGTGGGCCGACTCTCCGCGGCGCACGCGACCGACATCATCCGCGCGGCGCTGACCGAGGTCTTCGGCACGGATCTCGACGTGCGAACGGTGCATCAGCCCCCGGGTGCGGCCGCGCCGGCCGCCACCGGCAGAAGCGCCGCGACCGAACAACCGGCACCGCGCCGCCAGACCTTCTCGCGGCCGAGCCGGGCGGGCGCGCCGGGTGGGGAACGGCAGGATCAGCCCGCCTCGGCGGCGTCCGACCTTCCGCCCGAACCCGAGGAGCCTGAGCCGCCACGCGCCGACGAGGAACTGACCGACGCCGAGCGCGACGAGATGGTCGCCGACGCACACTCCGGACCCCCGGAGCGGCGCCTCGATCCCGATCAGGTGGCGTTGGAGTTGCTCAAGTCGGAGCTGGGCGCGCGACCGCTGGAGTAG